The Pan troglodytes isolate AG18354 chromosome 8, NHGRI_mPanTro3-v2.0_pri, whole genome shotgun sequence genome window below encodes:
- the LOC107976967 gene encoding calponin-2: protein MSSTQFNKGPSYGLSAEVKNRLLSKYDPQKEAELRTWIEGLTGLSIGPDFQKGLKDGTILCTLMNKLQPGSVPKINRSMQNWHQLENLSNFIKAMVSYGMNPVDLFEANDLFESGNMTRVQVSLLALAGKAKTKGLQSGVDIGVKYSEKQERNFDDATMKAGQCVIGLQMGTNKCASQSGMTAYGTRRHLYDPKNHILPPMDHSTISLQMGTNKCASQVGMTAPGTRRHIYDTKLGTDKCDNSSMSLQMGYTQGANQSGQVFGLGRQIYDPKYCPQGTVADGAPSGTGDCPDPGEVPEYPPYYQEEAGY, encoded by the coding sequence ATGAGCTCCACGCAGTTCAACAAGGGCCCCTCGTACGGGCTGTCGGCCGAGGTCAAGAACCGGCTCCTGTCCAAATATGACCCCCAGAAGGAGGCAGAGCTCCGCACCTGGATCGAGGGACTCACCGGCCTCTCCATCGGCCCCGACTTCCAGAAGGGCCTGAAGGATGGAACTATCTTATGCACACTCATGAACAAGCTACAGCCGGGCTCCGTCCCCAAGATCAACCGCTCCATGCAGAACTGGCACCAGCTAGAAAACCTGTCCAACTTCATCAAGGCCATGGTCAGCTACGGCATGAACCCTGTGGACCTGTTCGAGGCCAACGACCTGTTTGAGAGTGGGAACATGACGCGGGTGCAGGTGTCTCTTCTCGCCCTGGCGGGGAAGGCCAAGACTAAGGGGCTGCAGAGCGGGGTGGACATTGGCGTCAAGTACTCGGAGAAGCAGGAGCGGAATTTCGACGACGCCACCATGAAGGCTGGCCAGTGCGTCATCGGGCTGCAGATGGGCACCAACAAATGCGCCAGCCAGTCGGGCATGACCGCGTACGGCACGAGGAGGCATCTCTATGACCCCAAGAACCATATCCTGCCCCCCATGGACCACTCGACCATCAGCCTCCAGATGGGCACGAACAAGTGCGCCAGCCAGGTGGGCATGACGGCTCCCGGGACCCGGCGGCACATCTATGATACCAAGCTGGGAACCGACAAGTGTGACAActcctccatgtccctgcagatgGGCTACACGCAGGGCGCCAACCAGAGCGGCCAGGTCTTCGGCCTGGGCCGGCAGATATATGACCCCAAGTACTGCCCGCAAGGCACAGTGGCCGACGGGGCTCCCTCGGGCACCGGCGACTGCCCGGACCCGGGGGAGGTCCCTGAATATCCCCCTTACTACCAGGAGGAGGCCGGCTACTGA
- the LOC107966727 gene encoding zinc finger protein 248-like, which yields MGVLFGIFRPYSTSVHQRTHTGDKPNECSECGKKFCEKSYLQVHQRTYTGEKSHEGKECGKTFVYNSFLIVHQRIHIGVRPYECNECGKTFSQKPDFTYHQRTHTGERPCECNECGKSFSVKSKLIVHQRTHTGEKPYECNECGKTFSQKSSLTVHQRTHTGEKPYKCNACGKSFSQKLSLTVHQKRHKKRSHINVFNAAKHLTRNQHLLNIKELRRETSYI from the exons ATGGGAGTTCTTTTTGGCATAT TCAGGCCTTACAGTACATCAGTACATCAGAGAACACACACAGGTGATAAACCCAATGAGTGTAGTGAATGTGGGAAAAAATTCTGTGAGAAGTCATATCTCCAAGTACATCAGAGAACTTACACAGGGGAGAAATCCCATGAGGgtaaagaatgtggaaaaacctTTGTTTACAATTCATTCCTCATAGTACATCAAAGGATACACATAGGTGTAAGACCCTATGAATGTAACGAATGTGGGAAAACATTCTCACAAAAGCCAGACTTCACTTATCATCAGAGAACTCATACTGGAGAAAGGCCCtgtgaatgtaatgaatgtgggaagtCTTTCTCAGTGAAGTCAAAACTTATTGTGCATCAGAGAACTCACACAGGggaaaaaccctatgaatgtaatgaatgtgggaaaacctTTTCCCAGAAGTCATCTCTTACAGTACATCAGAGAACACACACAGGGGAGAAACCATATAAATGTAATGCATGTGGGAAAAGTTTTTCCCAGAAGTTATCCCTTACTGTACatcaaaaaagacataaaaagagaAGCCATATAAATGTATTCAATGCAGCAAAACATTTAACCAGAAATCAGCACTTACTAAACATCAAAGAACTCAGGAGAGAAACTTCATATATATAA